The Fulvivirga ligni genome window below encodes:
- a CDS encoding SPFH domain-containing protein, whose protein sequence is MNHENESSPISGYIMLLVVLILFSTSLALFIGTKNALFILSTLVALILCPGFFFVNPNSSRVLVLFGNYKGTVKKNGFFWVNPFYNKQHISLRARNFDSERVKVNDKVGNPILIGVILVWQVKDTYKAAFEVDNYEEFVRIQSDAAVRKLAGLYPYDNFEDNDAEITLRSGLDEVNHALEENLSKRLNIAGIKVIEARIGYLAYASEIASAMLRRQQATAIVAARHKIVEGAVSMVEMALDDLSKRDIIELDEERKAAMVSNLMVVLCADKDVTPVINSGTLNH, encoded by the coding sequence ATGAATCACGAAAACGAAAGCTCACCCATTTCAGGCTATATCATGTTACTCGTAGTGCTAATACTATTTTCAACCAGCCTGGCATTATTCATTGGCACCAAAAATGCGCTATTTATATTATCCACATTGGTGGCTCTAATTTTATGTCCTGGTTTCTTCTTTGTAAATCCTAATAGTTCGAGAGTACTAGTACTTTTTGGAAATTATAAAGGAACCGTAAAGAAAAATGGCTTCTTCTGGGTAAATCCCTTTTACAACAAGCAACACATATCACTAAGGGCCAGAAATTTTGATAGCGAAAGAGTTAAAGTGAACGATAAAGTAGGTAATCCGATATTAATAGGTGTTATCCTGGTTTGGCAGGTTAAAGACACTTATAAGGCTGCTTTTGAAGTAGATAATTACGAAGAGTTTGTTCGAATTCAAAGTGATGCTGCCGTCAGGAAATTAGCTGGCTTGTATCCTTATGATAATTTTGAGGATAATGATGCTGAGATAACTTTAAGATCAGGATTAGATGAAGTAAATCACGCTTTGGAAGAAAACCTAAGCAAAAGATTAAATATAGCCGGCATAAAAGTGATTGAAGCAAGGATCGGATACCTGGCCTATGCTTCAGAAATAGCCAGCGCTATGTTACGTAGACAACAAGCAACTGCTATTGTTGCTGCAAGACATAAAATAGTTGAAGGAGCTGTGAGCATGGTAGAAATGGCTTTAGATGATCTTTCTAAGAGAGATATCATTGAATTAGATGAAGAAAGAAAAGCCGCTATGGTAAGCAACTTAATGGTGGTGCTCTGTGCAGATAAAGATGTAACCCCCGTCATTAATTCAGGCACTCTCAATCATTAA
- a CDS encoding Arc family DNA-binding protein produces the protein MAKKKPFVLRLDPEMLAKVEKWAADEFRSTNGQLEWMINKALKESGRLKNDKS, from the coding sequence ATGGCCAAGAAAAAACCATTTGTATTAAGGTTAGATCCTGAGATGCTCGCTAAAGTTGAAAAATGGGCTGCTGACGAATTCCGTAGCACCAATGGCCAGCTTGAATGGATGATTAATAAGGCCCTAAAAGAATCTGGCAGACTGAAAAATGATAAAAGTTAA